One window of Brachybacterium ginsengisoli genomic DNA carries:
- a CDS encoding carbohydrate ABC transporter permease — translation MSTQATTTAPRPATERSEPTRPQPLGRRQRETRAALLFLAPDALGLIVFVALPMLLSVVLGFFWIDGFGNVDFIGVDNYVRMAQDPQFWNSARVTLIYLVVLVPLIFVTGLGLALLVQQKFPTVGWIRSALFMPYVVSIVVVSMVWQFMLTDRTGVVAAALAWIRLDGISFLGDPRFALGTVIVVTIWLQMGYYMIIFLAGLQDIPGELYEAARIDGARPWARFRRITLPLLAPTSFFVLLTSMVAVVTGGLDMIFVLTNGGPANSTSLLIFYIYQQAFLFGDLGYAAAIGSVLVAVLLIISAAMFVVTRGGRFTHDD, via the coding sequence ATGAGCACTCAGGCCACGACGACCGCACCACGACCGGCGACCGAGAGGTCCGAGCCGACCCGCCCGCAGCCCCTCGGCCGACGACAGCGGGAGACCCGAGCGGCGCTGCTGTTCCTGGCCCCGGACGCGCTCGGGCTGATCGTCTTCGTCGCACTGCCGATGCTGCTGTCCGTGGTCCTCGGGTTCTTCTGGATCGACGGATTCGGCAACGTCGACTTCATCGGCGTCGACAACTACGTGCGCATGGCCCAGGACCCCCAGTTCTGGAACAGCGCTCGCGTCACCCTCATCTACCTCGTCGTGCTCGTCCCGCTCATCTTCGTCACCGGCCTGGGCCTCGCGCTGCTCGTGCAGCAGAAGTTCCCCACCGTCGGCTGGATCCGCAGCGCCCTGTTCATGCCCTACGTGGTCTCGATCGTCGTCGTCTCGATGGTCTGGCAGTTCATGCTCACCGACCGCACCGGCGTGGTCGCGGCGGCGCTGGCCTGGATCCGGCTGGACGGCATCTCGTTCCTCGGCGACCCCCGTTTCGCCCTCGGCACGGTGATCGTCGTGACGATCTGGCTGCAGATGGGCTATTACATGATCATCTTCCTGGCCGGGCTGCAGGACATCCCCGGCGAGCTGTATGAGGCGGCCCGGATCGACGGGGCCCGCCCCTGGGCCAGGTTCCGCCGGATCACGCTCCCGCTGCTGGCGCCGACCAGCTTCTTCGTGCTTCTGACCTCGATGGTCGCGGTGGTCACCGGCGGCCTGGACATGATCTTCGTCCTGACCAACGGCGGTCCGGCGAACTCCACGTCGCTGCTGATCTTCTACATCTACCAGCAGGCCTTCCTGTTCGGCGATCTGGGCTACGCGGCCGCCATCGGCTCCGTCCTGGTGGCGGTGCTGCTGATCATCTCCGCGGCGATGTTCGTCGTGACCCGAGGAGGACGGTTCACCCATGACGACTGA
- a CDS encoding carbohydrate ABC transporter permease: protein MTTDTTALAPTTGAGSSQLRPRRRRRPGRWGLLAIGVVLALLTVFPLVWMVMGSVKTPEEVNSPSLIPSTVTFENYVYVFSQVPFARYLFNSFFISSAITVLALWFHSMAAYALARLDFPGRERIFLAIFATMLVSAPVTIIPTFIIVRTLGMVDNYAGLIVPAIFNAFGIFLLRQFYISLPDELEEAALVDGASYWTIYWRIVLPLSRPILSALAVFFFLANWNSFVWPMTVTSDPRLRVVQLGIQSFQQQYAADWNYILAASTVAALPTLAIFFVFQKQIVASIKTSGLK, encoded by the coding sequence ATGACGACTGACACCACTGCTCTTGCGCCGACCACCGGCGCCGGGTCCTCCCAGCTTCGCCCCCGGCGACGGCGGCGCCCCGGCCGCTGGGGGCTCCTCGCCATCGGGGTGGTGCTGGCTCTGCTGACCGTCTTCCCGCTGGTCTGGATGGTGATGGGCTCGGTGAAGACTCCGGAGGAGGTCAACTCGCCGTCGCTCATCCCGTCGACGGTGACCTTCGAGAACTACGTGTACGTGTTCTCCCAGGTCCCCTTCGCCCGCTACCTGTTCAACAGCTTCTTCATCTCGAGCGCCATCACCGTGCTCGCGCTGTGGTTCCACTCGATGGCGGCCTACGCGCTGGCGCGGCTGGACTTCCCGGGCCGCGAGCGGATCTTCCTCGCGATCTTCGCGACGATGCTGGTCAGCGCTCCAGTGACCATCATCCCGACCTTCATCATCGTGCGCACTCTGGGAATGGTGGACAACTACGCGGGCCTCATCGTCCCCGCGATCTTCAACGCCTTCGGGATCTTCCTGCTGCGGCAGTTCTACATCTCGCTGCCGGACGAGCTGGAGGAGGCCGCCCTCGTGGACGGGGCGTCGTACTGGACCATCTACTGGCGGATCGTCCTGCCGCTGTCCCGGCCCATCCTGTCAGCGCTGGCGGTGTTCTTCTTCCTCGCGAACTGGAACTCGTTCGTCTGGCCGATGACGGTCACGTCGGATCCCCGGCTGCGGGTGGTCCAGCTCGGCATCCAGAGCTTCCAGCAGCAGTACGCGGCGGACTGGAACTACATCCTGGCGGCCTCGACCGTCGCGGCTCTGCCGACGCTCGCGATCTTCTTCGTCTTCCAGAAGCAGATCGTCGCCTCGATCAAGACCTCCGGGCTGAAGTAG
- a CDS encoding GNAT family N-acetyltransferase, protein MDPHPPLRFAWREEIIDREVSALHAAAFGGDGGLEPWAERLEHYSLGWVTARRGEELVGFCNVITDGGRHAFLLDVIVGPGHQGTGIGRSLVLHAIERCRASHVEWLHVDFEADLGDFYMADGLFRRTTAGILRI, encoded by the coding sequence ATGGACCCGCACCCGCCGCTCCGATTCGCCTGGCGCGAGGAGATCATCGACCGCGAGGTCTCCGCGCTGCACGCGGCGGCCTTCGGCGGCGACGGCGGGCTCGAGCCCTGGGCGGAGCGGCTCGAGCACTACTCCCTCGGCTGGGTCACCGCCCGCCGCGGCGAGGAGCTGGTGGGCTTCTGCAACGTCATCACCGACGGCGGGCGCCACGCCTTCCTGCTGGACGTCATCGTCGGCCCCGGCCACCAGGGCACGGGCATCGGCCGCTCCCTGGTGCTCCACGCGATCGAGCGGTGCCGGGCCAGCCACGTCGAGTGGCTGCACGTCGACTTCGAGGCCGACCTCGGCGACTTCTACATGGCCGATGGCCTCTTCCGGCGCACCACCGCGGGAATCCTGAGGATATGA
- a CDS encoding family 43 glycosylhydrolase, which yields MPRREEGSTHARPPDPRRQAPPARRPPPSAAEPWYINDHTLIRASDGRWHVFGIWHPEPADPLDEKVFLHASAADLDGSDWTIHDPVLSARTELGETHVWAPHVVRHQGRCWMFYAGGTADHTAYRMTVATSDDLFAWTPHEQILFEDGFDARDPMVLHDGERWLLYYTRNAAPEGGFHQVGVRTSEDLLTWSEPEVAYQSTVSGTVGGPTESPFVVRAGEGWILFVCESTQYDRTLAYFSTDPRRFEDSGRIEVDLDEHCAEIVGDPADGRVRITGGGWGRGGLTIRELQIQPGP from the coding sequence GTGCCGAGACGAGAGGAAGGGTCGACCCATGCCCGTCCGCCTGATCCCCGGCGCCAAGCGCCGCCTGCTCGACGCCCCCCCCCGTCGGCCGCCGAGCCCTGGTACATCAACGACCACACCCTGATCCGTGCGTCCGACGGTCGCTGGCACGTCTTCGGGATCTGGCACCCCGAGCCGGCGGATCCCCTGGATGAGAAGGTCTTCCTCCACGCCTCGGCCGCGGACCTCGACGGCTCGGACTGGACCATCCACGATCCGGTGCTCTCCGCGCGGACCGAGCTCGGCGAGACGCACGTGTGGGCCCCTCACGTGGTCCGGCATCAGGGCCGCTGCTGGATGTTCTACGCCGGCGGCACCGCAGACCACACCGCCTATCGGATGACGGTCGCGACCAGCGATGACCTGTTCGCCTGGACCCCGCACGAGCAGATCCTCTTCGAGGACGGCTTCGACGCGCGCGACCCGATGGTGCTCCACGACGGCGAGCGCTGGCTCCTGTACTACACGCGCAACGCCGCTCCCGAGGGCGGCTTCCACCAGGTGGGTGTCCGCACCAGCGAGGACCTGCTGACCTGGTCCGAGCCGGAGGTCGCGTACCAGTCGACCGTCTCGGGAACCGTCGGCGGTCCCACGGAATCCCCCTTCGTGGTGCGGGCGGGGGAGGGCTGGATCCTCTTCGTCTGCGAATCGACCCAGTACGACCGCACCCTGGCCTACTTCTCGACGGACCCGCGCCGCTTCGAGGACTCCGGCCGGATCGAGGTGGACCTCGACGAGCACTGCGCCGAGATCGTGGGCGACCCGGCGGACGGGCGCGTGCGGATCACCGGCGGCGGCTGGGGCCGCGGCGGGCTCACCATCCGGGAGCTGCAGATCCAGCCCGGCCCCTGA
- a CDS encoding mandelate racemase/muconate lactonizing enzyme family protein has protein sequence MTGTHRLIEVTSAPLRSRYPRTIGRNARLGAHGDGPTALAVSVRTDSGATGWGMYEGPEPDLQACVGRPLEEIFDAGSGVLDPAALPLDVALHDLAGHLLDQPVHQMLGDHGPAEVACYSGAIYFDDLDPDDAPRGIEGVLSACEADRRAGYRGLKLKIGRGNRWMAPEEGFARDLEVVRAVREAHPDLRLLVDMNDGYTPERTVRFLEETADCDLFWIEEPFAEQADGLRRVREHLLAAGSGVLVADGEFDPDADAVLELAAEGLLDVLLMDVLSFGFTAWRQLMPRVRELGVLASPHAWGHPLKTLYAAQLAAGLGGVPVVEGVPGTTDGVDTSAYRLEEGRLVLPSSPGFGLVRR, from the coding sequence ATGACCGGCACCCACCGCCTCATCGAGGTGACCTCCGCACCGCTGCGCAGCCGATACCCGCGCACCATCGGCCGCAACGCCCGCCTCGGCGCCCACGGCGACGGCCCCACCGCGCTCGCCGTGAGCGTCCGCACCGACTCGGGCGCGACGGGCTGGGGCATGTACGAGGGGCCCGAGCCCGATCTGCAGGCCTGCGTGGGCCGCCCGCTCGAGGAGATCTTCGACGCCGGGTCCGGGGTGCTCGACCCCGCCGCGCTGCCGCTCGACGTCGCGCTGCACGACCTCGCCGGCCACCTCCTGGACCAGCCCGTCCATCAGATGCTCGGCGATCACGGACCTGCCGAGGTGGCCTGCTACTCCGGCGCGATCTACTTCGACGACCTCGATCCGGACGATGCGCCGCGCGGGATCGAGGGCGTGCTCTCCGCCTGCGAGGCCGACCGCCGCGCCGGCTACCGCGGCCTGAAGCTCAAGATCGGTCGCGGCAACCGCTGGATGGCGCCCGAGGAGGGCTTCGCCCGCGACCTCGAGGTGGTCCGCGCCGTGCGGGAGGCGCACCCGGACCTGCGCCTCCTGGTCGACATGAACGACGGCTACACCCCGGAGCGGACCGTGCGCTTCCTCGAGGAGACCGCGGACTGCGACCTGTTCTGGATCGAGGAGCCCTTCGCCGAGCAGGCCGACGGCCTGCGCCGCGTGCGCGAGCACCTGCTGGCGGCGGGCTCCGGGGTGCTGGTGGCCGATGGGGAGTTCGACCCCGACGCGGACGCGGTGCTCGAGCTCGCCGCTGAGGGCCTGCTCGACGTGCTGCTCATGGATGTGCTCTCCTTCGGCTTCACCGCCTGGCGGCAGCTGATGCCCCGGGTGCGGGAGCTCGGGGTGCTCGCCTCCCCGCACGCCTGGGGCCATCCGCTGAAGACCCTCTACGCCGCCCAGCTCGCCGCCGGTCTCGGCGGCGTCCCCGTGGTCGAGGGCGTGCCGGGCACGACCGACGGCGTCGACACCTCCGCCTACCGGCTCGAGGAGGGGAGGCTCGTGCTGCCGAGCAGTCCCGGGTTCGGTCTCGTCCGGCGATAG
- a CDS encoding helix-turn-helix domain-containing protein, translating into MSGGMRPAVVEQLGDRIRAARQEQDLSVGALAELSEVSRRMLTQIELGQANPSVATLDRVAAGLGTTFAALMGVGADDAPDGVEIWSTDGGSWAVLLDAVDTEAVSVETWKWKLLGEDVYEGGAGVPIPGIMLHVIEGALEIVTDSGVQVIEAGGSGRTVTAGGYSYRAREGQAAVFFSVALLSRSAAPSTRTV; encoded by the coding sequence ATGAGCGGTGGGATGCGCCCTGCGGTGGTCGAGCAGCTCGGCGACCGCATCCGGGCCGCGAGGCAGGAGCAGGACCTCAGCGTCGGCGCGCTCGCCGAGCTCAGCGAGGTCTCGCGCCGCATGCTCACCCAGATCGAGCTCGGCCAGGCGAACCCCTCCGTCGCGACCCTCGACCGTGTCGCGGCGGGACTGGGCACCACCTTCGCCGCCCTCATGGGTGTGGGGGCCGACGACGCCCCGGACGGCGTGGAGATCTGGTCGACCGACGGCGGCAGCTGGGCCGTGCTGCTGGACGCGGTGGACACCGAGGCCGTCTCCGTGGAGACCTGGAAGTGGAAGCTGCTGGGGGAGGACGTCTACGAGGGCGGGGCCGGAGTGCCGATCCCCGGGATCATGCTCCACGTCATCGAGGGCGCGCTCGAGATCGTCACCGACTCGGGGGTGCAGGTGATCGAGGCCGGCGGCTCCGGCCGCACCGTCACCGCAGGGGGCTACTCGTACCGCGCCCGCGAGGGCCAGGCGGCCGTGTTCTTCTCCGTCGCGCTGCTCTCGCGCTCCGCCGCCCCCTCGACACGGACGGTGTGA
- a CDS encoding MFS transporter, giving the protein MAGRTALARPDRALLRWFGSYGTFAMPQAAAPIAFSLIALPLTGDASSGAAMMLAMTIAQVLGALPITRLGRRFPPIPFLRVLIGLRTLALVGIAVLAGLGAPFPLVVAGAALAGLVNGAAYGNLRAVLNHLVPVGRLPRALGVAATLNEVTFVSSPVLAAALGSWSPQAAVWAMVVLGAGPMLLLPRVATATAPGPEERRTRLRLSPMILLWLVCGGASAGSIAAIEIGAVPLAVGFGMPAAWGVLFPVAICVTSILGGIWVSIHNRMPRRRTVLAWLAVTALGVAAVGFGHSVAATVVGAVLVGAVLAPLATYYSLVLDHLVAPAHRAEVFAQLRTANALGIITSSALLSLASLQTTFLVVIALMTAVLLVTGVVFTAGWVAARRRRLAREAAERRAHEGYDPARVPLG; this is encoded by the coding sequence ATGGCTGGACGCACCGCACTCGCCCGACCTGACAGGGCCCTGCTGCGCTGGTTCGGCTCCTACGGCACCTTCGCGATGCCGCAGGCCGCGGCGCCGATCGCCTTCTCCCTCATCGCCCTGCCGCTGACCGGCGATGCCTCGAGCGGCGCGGCGATGATGCTCGCGATGACGATCGCGCAGGTGCTCGGCGCCCTGCCGATCACCCGCCTGGGGCGCCGCTTCCCGCCGATCCCCTTCCTGCGGGTGCTCATCGGCCTGCGCACCCTCGCCCTGGTGGGGATCGCCGTCCTCGCAGGGCTGGGCGCCCCCTTCCCGCTGGTCGTGGCCGGGGCGGCCCTCGCCGGACTGGTCAACGGCGCCGCCTACGGGAACCTGCGCGCCGTGCTGAACCACCTCGTGCCCGTCGGCCGCCTGCCGCGCGCCCTGGGCGTCGCCGCGACCCTCAACGAGGTCACCTTCGTGAGCTCCCCGGTGCTCGCCGCGGCGCTCGGCAGCTGGTCGCCGCAGGCCGCGGTCTGGGCGATGGTGGTGCTCGGCGCGGGGCCGATGCTGCTGCTCCCCCGCGTGGCGACCGCCACCGCGCCCGGCCCCGAGGAGCGTCGCACCCGGCTGCGCCTGAGCCCGATGATCCTGCTGTGGCTGGTGTGCGGCGGGGCGAGCGCCGGATCGATCGCCGCGATCGAGATCGGTGCGGTGCCCCTCGCCGTGGGCTTCGGCATGCCGGCCGCCTGGGGCGTGCTCTTCCCCGTCGCGATCTGCGTGACCTCGATCCTCGGAGGGATCTGGGTGAGCATCCACAACCGGATGCCGCGGCGGCGCACCGTCCTCGCCTGGCTCGCCGTGACCGCGCTCGGCGTCGCGGCGGTGGGCTTCGGGCACTCCGTGGCCGCGACCGTGGTCGGCGCTGTGCTGGTCGGTGCCGTGCTGGCGCCCCTGGCCACCTACTACTCCCTCGTGCTCGACCACCTCGTGGCCCCCGCGCATCGGGCCGAGGTGTTCGCCCAGCTGCGCACCGCCAACGCGCTCGGGATCATCACCTCCAGCGCGCTGCTGTCCCTGGCGAGCCTGCAGACCACCTTCCTGGTGGTGATCGCGCTGATGACCGCGGTGCTGCTGGTGACCGGTGTCGTGTTCACGGCGGGCTGGGTCGCGGCGCGGCGCCGCCGCCTGGCCCGGGAGGCCGCCGAGCGGCGCGCGCACGAGGGGTACGACCCCGCACGCGTGCCGCTCGGCTGA
- a CDS encoding glycoside hydrolase family 3 protein: MTTPLSRRAFTATALGGLGAALSVPAVAQAKGPAGDSRLEELLAGMTLEQKIGQLFVAVGYGSRADQPHASNTSTTGVDTIAEIVRTHHVGGLILFAWSENLEDVEQVATLANDAQDAALEAGGIPLVISADEERGVVTRLPAPATALPGQMALGATGSHSHARKAGEIVGVEMRAAGLHQAFSPVADVNVEAQNPVIGVRSLGADPQAVARLAAAQITGMQGADCSSAAKHFPGHGDTATDSHIGLPVIDHTREEIEALDLPPFVAAIEEGVDAIMTAHIVVPALDDSGVPATLSRPILTGLLREELGYDGVVVTDSLAMEGVRTLFGDDRVPVEAILAGADQMLMPPDLVVAIGGVRDAVAAGEITEERLDESVRRILAQKLRRGLFDGVHVDPAAAASAIGTERSVATAQRIADDAITLIADDADAVPLAPGTSVLVTGSGTAAKLEVLSGALSELGLPATALVGATPEQAAASAQDVDAVLVLTSASGFRTPASQVALVRALVETGRPVVHAALRNPYDVVHVGEVAASLATYGNADASLRGLAKVLAGEVKAKGVLPVPIPESDGTGEAYPLGHGLR, encoded by the coding sequence ATGACCACCCCTCTCAGCCGTCGCGCCTTCACCGCGACCGCGCTCGGCGGCCTCGGCGCCGCCCTCTCCGTGCCCGCCGTCGCCCAGGCGAAGGGCCCGGCCGGGGACTCCCGCCTCGAGGAGCTGCTCGCGGGCATGACCCTCGAGCAGAAGATCGGCCAGCTCTTCGTGGCCGTCGGCTACGGCTCCCGCGCGGATCAGCCCCACGCCTCGAACACCTCGACCACGGGCGTGGACACCATCGCGGAGATCGTCCGCACCCACCACGTGGGTGGGCTGATCCTCTTCGCGTGGAGCGAGAACCTCGAGGACGTCGAGCAGGTCGCGACCCTCGCCAACGACGCCCAGGACGCCGCCCTCGAGGCCGGCGGGATCCCGCTCGTGATCAGCGCCGACGAGGAGCGCGGCGTGGTCACCCGCCTGCCCGCCCCCGCCACGGCCCTGCCCGGGCAGATGGCGCTCGGCGCCACCGGCTCCCACTCCCACGCCCGCAAGGCAGGGGAGATCGTGGGTGTCGAGATGCGCGCCGCAGGGCTCCATCAGGCCTTCTCCCCGGTGGCGGACGTCAACGTCGAGGCGCAGAACCCCGTCATCGGGGTGCGCAGCCTGGGCGCGGACCCGCAGGCGGTCGCCCGGCTCGCGGCCGCCCAGATCACGGGCATGCAGGGCGCGGACTGCTCCTCCGCGGCCAAGCACTTCCCGGGCCACGGCGACACCGCCACCGACTCCCACATCGGGCTGCCGGTCATCGACCACACCCGCGAGGAGATCGAGGCGCTGGACCTCCCGCCCTTCGTGGCGGCGATCGAGGAGGGCGTGGACGCGATCATGACCGCGCACATCGTGGTGCCCGCGCTGGACGACTCCGGCGTGCCCGCGACCCTCTCGCGCCCGATCCTCACGGGCCTGCTGCGGGAGGAGCTCGGCTACGACGGCGTCGTGGTCACCGACTCCCTCGCGATGGAGGGCGTGCGCACCCTGTTCGGCGACGACCGGGTCCCGGTCGAGGCGATCCTCGCCGGCGCCGACCAGATGCTCATGCCGCCGGACCTCGTGGTCGCGATCGGCGGCGTGCGCGATGCCGTCGCGGCCGGCGAGATCACCGAGGAGCGTCTGGACGAGTCGGTGCGCCGCATCCTCGCCCAGAAGCTGAGGCGGGGCCTGTTCGACGGCGTGCACGTGGACCCCGCCGCGGCGGCCTCCGCGATCGGCACGGAGCGCTCGGTCGCGACCGCCCAGCGGATCGCGGACGACGCGATCACGCTGATCGCCGACGACGCGGACGCCGTCCCGCTCGCCCCCGGCACCTCGGTGCTGGTCACCGGATCCGGCACCGCGGCGAAGCTCGAGGTGCTCTCCGGGGCGCTCAGCGAGCTGGGCCTGCCGGCCACGGCCCTCGTGGGGGCGACCCCGGAGCAGGCGGCCGCCTCGGCGCAGGACGTCGACGCGGTGCTCGTGCTCACCTCGGCCTCCGGGTTCCGCACCCCGGCCTCACAGGTGGCGCTGGTCCGGGCGCTCGTGGAGACCGGCAGGCCCGTGGTGCATGCGGCGCTGCGCAACCCCTACGACGTGGTGCACGTGGGGGAGGTCGCCGCCTCGCTCGCGACCTACGGCAACGCGGACGCCTCGCTGCGGGGGCTCGCGAAGGTCCTCGCCGGCGAGGTGAAGGCGAAGGGCGTCCTGCCCGTCCCGATCCCGGAGTCCGATGGCACCGGGGAGGCGTACCCGCTGGGGCACGGGCTGCGCTGA
- a CDS encoding exo-beta-N-acetylmuramidase NamZ family protein, with the protein MNHHKAPSRQPARPGRRRVLAGLGALPAGAVLATAGAAHAAPGDRGKGGDHGTGDFRLGLENLLEPDTLETLRGARVGLITNPTGTDRELRSTIDLLVEAQEAGGFTMSALFGPEHGVRGAEPAGGSVGDYIDGRTGLPVRSLYGTTQKPTPEMLADVDVLIFDIQDIGTRFYTYIWTLYYAMEAAGENDKRFLVLDRPNPLGTDIEGFVLEPELSSFVGLREIPQTHGLTVGELARLFNGEFLDGAVSLEVIPMSGYDPEDPAAAGLPWVMPSPNIPTADIAVVYAGTGLIESLNISEGRGTTTPFLWFGAPFITEEHVDALITALQDADLPGVLYRPMFATPTTSKHAGAFCGGLQLHVTDARAYEPVRTGIHVLAALLRTVEEVDWREGEDCRAEADVCWIDKLSGTKRTRAMLEAGDDPETIVEAWRKESRRFSSTTRSYRLY; encoded by the coding sequence GTGAACCACCACAAGGCACCATCCCGCCAGCCCGCCCGCCCCGGACGCCGCCGCGTCCTCGCCGGTCTGGGCGCCCTTCCCGCCGGAGCGGTCCTCGCGACCGCGGGCGCCGCGCACGCCGCCCCGGGCGATCGGGGCAAGGGCGGCGACCACGGCACGGGCGACTTCCGCCTGGGCCTGGAGAACCTCCTGGAGCCCGACACCCTGGAGACGCTGCGCGGAGCGCGCGTCGGCCTGATCACGAACCCCACCGGCACCGACCGCGAGCTGCGCTCCACCATCGACCTGCTCGTCGAGGCGCAGGAGGCCGGCGGCTTCACGATGTCCGCGCTGTTCGGCCCCGAGCACGGGGTGCGCGGCGCGGAGCCCGCCGGAGGATCCGTGGGCGACTACATCGACGGCAGGACAGGCCTCCCGGTGCGCTCCCTCTACGGGACCACGCAGAAGCCCACCCCGGAGATGCTCGCCGACGTGGACGTGCTGATCTTCGACATCCAGGACATCGGCACCCGCTTCTACACCTACATCTGGACGCTCTACTACGCGATGGAGGCCGCCGGCGAGAACGACAAGCGGTTCCTCGTGCTGGACCGCCCGAACCCGCTGGGCACCGACATCGAGGGCTTCGTGCTCGAGCCCGAGCTCTCGAGCTTCGTGGGCCTGCGCGAGATCCCCCAGACCCACGGCCTCACCGTGGGCGAGCTGGCCCGCCTGTTCAACGGCGAGTTCCTCGACGGCGCCGTCTCGCTCGAGGTCATCCCCATGAGCGGCTACGACCCCGAGGACCCCGCCGCCGCCGGGCTGCCGTGGGTGATGCCCTCCCCGAACATCCCCACCGCGGACATAGCCGTGGTCTACGCCGGCACCGGCCTCATCGAGTCCCTGAACATCTCCGAGGGCCGCGGCACCACCACCCCGTTCCTGTGGTTCGGTGCCCCGTTCATCACCGAGGAGCATGTGGACGCGCTCATCACCGCCCTGCAGGACGCGGACCTCCCGGGGGTGCTCTATCGGCCGATGTTCGCCACCCCCACCACCTCCAAGCACGCCGGTGCCTTCTGCGGCGGCCTGCAGCTGCACGTCACCGATGCCCGCGCCTACGAGCCCGTGCGCACCGGTATCCACGTCCTGGCCGCCCTGCTGCGCACCGTCGAGGAGGTGGACTGGCGCGAGGGCGAGGACTGCCGCGCCGAGGCGGACGTCTGCTGGATCGACAAGCTCTCCGGCACGAAGCGCACCCGCGCGATGCTCGAGGCCGGCGACGACCCCGAGACCATCGTCGAGGCCTGGCGCAAGGAGTCCCGGCGCTTCTCCTCGACCACCCGCAGCTACCGCCTCTACTGA
- a CDS encoding TetR/AcrR family transcriptional regulator, which yields MSPDRSAPRRRPGRPRGQDSSVVRQAALRAAIDLIAEQGYAATSMAQVAEAAGISPSGLAHHFPSKMALLGAVLDHRDAMDSLAEPDGEGPWEVFDGLVRLARVNAGRRQLVALYMTMIGEAASPGHPAHPWMERHYAVSLDLLASAVRTGQELGLIHPEAPADSIASTTIALMDGLQVQWLLDPELDMTAELGAHVAGLKRAWSLAPEDGS from the coding sequence ATGAGCCCCGACCGTTCCGCCCCGCGCCGCCGTCCGGGACGCCCGCGCGGCCAGGACTCCTCGGTGGTGCGCCAGGCCGCGCTGCGGGCCGCGATCGACCTCATCGCCGAGCAGGGCTACGCCGCCACCTCGATGGCGCAGGTCGCGGAGGCCGCCGGCATCTCGCCCTCGGGGCTGGCCCACCATTTCCCCTCGAAGATGGCGCTGCTCGGCGCGGTGCTCGACCATCGTGACGCGATGGACTCGCTCGCCGAACCCGACGGCGAGGGCCCCTGGGAGGTGTTCGACGGACTGGTTCGCCTCGCCCGCGTCAACGCCGGCCGGCGGCAGCTGGTCGCCCTCTACATGACGATGATCGGCGAGGCCGCGAGCCCGGGCCATCCCGCGCATCCCTGGATGGAGCGCCACTACGCGGTCTCCCTGGACCTGCTCGCCAGCGCCGTGCGCACCGGCCAGGAGCTGGGGCTCATCCATCCCGAGGCACCGGCGGACAGCATCGCCAGCACCACCATCGCCCTCATGGACGGCCTGCAGGTGCAGTGGCTCCTGGATCCGGAGCTCGACATGACCGCCGAGCTGGGGGCCCATGTCGCCGGGCTCAAGCGGGCCTGGTCGCTCGCGCCCGAGGACGGCTCCTGA